In the genome of Brachypodium distachyon strain Bd21 chromosome 3, Brachypodium_distachyon_v3.0, whole genome shotgun sequence, the window TCAATTCATCTTTGAGCCCCAGAATGAATTGAGAGACTAAGATCAGACCACCAATAGTATCATCATACAAGCGAATCTGATAGACTAGGAGCTCAAACTGACGACGATATTCATCAACCGACGCCGTCTGACGAAGCTGAAGAAGCTCGCGAATCTTGTCCCACTGGGTATTGTTCTCAAACTCCTGTAACACCGCGGCGCTGAATTGGTCCCAATCATGCCACCCTGTAGTACGTTTATATGCCTGATACCAATGAGCCGCACTATCACGCAGATAAAATGGTGGCCGCCGCAACACGAAATACCGAAGGAATTTGATACATATTGAAGTAAGTGTTGCACTGATCTATCCAAATACTAGCATCGATACCATCAAAGTGTGGGAAATTCATCTTAGGGATCCAGTTCTGCTGATTACTGTTGGAGCGATTCGAGGACTCACAAACATCAATAGTCAGTGGGGTAGCAAGGGGAAATTGCACCTGTGGCCCAAGGGGCGGAGCACTGACTTGAAGTTGATTCACacgaggaggtggtggtggaggtggttGACCCGGTCCAGGCATCCCAAGTTGCTGACCCGCGCCAGGATTGGGAATAACGAGCACGGAGGGAGGCTTGCCCTTGATGATGTTGGTAGACAAATtcaccgccgccttctcctgcTCTTGATGAACCCTACAAGGGAGTCTAGCGAGAGATCAACCTTCGTCTGTACCAGTGCGATATGCATCACCTGCTCCGACAAGGTTGTTGAGATCGCCGCGAAGCACGTCTCTAGGTCCTTCACCTGGCCCTCAAACTTGGTCGCGAGTGCCGCATGGATCCGCTCCTCCATACCCTCCATGGCATCGACGACTTGCCGAACCCCGTGTGAGTTGGTTTTGCCAGTGCCGTGGCGATGGCTCTGGTACCTCAGATCGGTATTAGAGCAGCAGAACGAATCCGCCACCAACCTCTCGTTGGATATTACAATCAGAGTCGAGCGAGAAGCGAGGGAAAATCGAGATGACTCTGACACCACATGTGATGTCCGGCACGGCTCTTGGTCTAGATTTGGTTGGGATCATGCTTTTTTCAGGAGACCCAAGGCCCACTCAACCCGGCACATTATCCTTCCACGGTGGTATGACACAATTTTTCAGGAAAATCATGCTTTTTTCAGGTGACGCAACCAAGCAACGGATGTGACGTAACCAAATAATCTCTGTCAATATTTTTTGTGTTGTCAATGCCCGTCGGATTCCAACATGTCATGGTATTCAATTCGTCTGAATCCAACAAGGCTTCGAATGTTCCAAGCTATCCAACCATTTTTCCAGCGAACACTCAAATGTCAAACTAGACATCCGTTTTCCTACAAACAAAATGACCAGACGAATTTGCACAAAAGAATTCATCAAAAATTGCGTGAGATGATGTTTTTCTACAGCACATGATCTCTACTTCGTTACACAGAAGCTGAGAAACTCACCACCACTACATGTAAGATTCAAAACCCATTTTGGTCTCTCTTCTAACACTATCCAAGTCACCTGTGGTGACACAAAGCAATTCGCATCTACTGAAATCCAGTATCATCCAAGCTACACGTGTCCAAAACTATGAGAAATCGAGTCCATCAGCACAATTCGAGGTATAGGCATTGAGGTACAATCGTCAGTCTTCTTGAGGCAGCCTGAGCAGTCGTTGCCCATCGTTGAGGTACAATCGTCAGTCTTCTTGAGGCAGCCTGAGCAGTCGTTGCCCATCGTAGATGTCAATCGTGAGGATGCACCGAGTATGCTACATATTTACGCACAAGGGAGGGCGTTCGCTAGATTAGAGCACTCCAAACAGAAGAATCGCCTTCCCCGCATCGAGCATGTACATCCTTGAGCCTGTCGACAGACTTGCATATGCCGCTGCAGCTCCAGTCAAAGGACGCGACGCAAACATTGCCGGCTTGCCCTTTCCACTCACAATCTGCAGAGATGTTAATGCACAatcaggagagagagaaaagtgtaTTTAAGGGTATTTGAGTTGAGGAAAAAGGCAGACCTGGAGGAGTTCCACAGCACATGCTCCTTTCATCGATATGATTAACCTCTAGCCCAATAAACCACGACCCAAGTGATACATCTTCATTTGCATACTTGTGTAGGATATGCCTGACAAGATCATAAGCACTATtagatttttctttattttgaaTCCGGAGGTCCTTTACGAGATGACCATCCATGAAACATACTGATTGATTGAGACATAGGTCGCAAGATCTTTTGAGATGGCATATATCTGTCCAGTAGCATGACGAAAGTACTTATTCCCATCCTCCCCAAATTTCCAGGACTCAGGTTCATGGTACTTCAAATTCCTATATGCAAGTTGAATAAGGAAATTATAGTTTGTACCTCAAGCTAGCATTTAATTTCAAACAGTTTAGTTAACATTACTTGTCAGCAAGAACAGGCCCCGACTTCATGCAGCCGATATAAGTTCTTGGTTTCGATTTATGCCGCGCAAGGGTAGTGGCAAGCATTCCTGTTTTTGTCACATGCAGCATATCAATGAACAGAACTAAATTGGAACTTTTCAAATGAAGGCTGTAAAGTATAAGGGGGAAAAAATGAACCTAAGTTCACGTGCACATCGTCATCGACCTTGACGTAGAAGTCAGCATCCCAAATGCCCACAGCTGtggagaaaaatatttttgtctTTGCTGAGAGTTCATGATACCCTTCAACATGGTCCTGGATGGTAAATGAACAGTGAGAGGTAAATTGGTCAGCTCACTATAGAAGAATGGTTCAGTGTCACAACAGCATTAAAGGGTGGATCCTTACGAGTCTAAGAAAGTCATGATGCTGTGCCTCTTCTGCATCTATAGCTTTGTCCAATATA includes:
- the LOC100828920 gene encoding beta-1,3-galactosyltransferase 7 gives rise to the protein MKGKGAAMERRSSARWRLLLLCVFSFGLGMLFTSRFWTAPDTSNHIMSQRRRQDQELQLVSEDCNTKRKHGADKDIMGEVTRTHEAIQLLDKSISTLQMELAAKRSTLELLHSGVPVTSENSQPRKKAFVVVGVNTAFSSRKRRDSVRETWMPQGEKLLQLEEQKGIVIRFTIGHSATSNSILDKAIDAEEAQHHDFLRLDHVEGYHELSAKTKIFFSTAVGIWDADFYVKVDDDVHVNLGMLATTLARHKSKPRTYIGCMKSGPVLADKNLKYHEPESWKFGEDGNKYFRHATGQIYAISKDLATYVSINQHILHKYANEDVSLGSWFIGLEVNHIDERSMCCGTPPDCEWKGQAGNVCVASFDWSCSGICKSVDRLKDVHARCGEGDSSVWSALI